The following proteins are encoded in a genomic region of Glycine max cultivar Williams 82 chromosome 18, Glycine_max_v4.0, whole genome shotgun sequence:
- the LOC102663787 gene encoding uncharacterized protein — MWDATIFGVFNQNFPLYIKHEDLSEITHGGQCLSICVIQLWILHLTETSVRAGNSDVYGCLEPQSIQRSGHSQFESESYIKSWIQSSKRDVYLGAYLNRPDNYLKGIINSALKGLDDTPQPKSKAAAKWIVIKIRDLNKSSTYIYFMCVYTNCS, encoded by the exons atgtgggatgctaccataTTCGGGGTGTTTAATCAAAACTTCCCGTTGTAtataaagcacgaagatctctctgaaattacacatggtggtcaatgtctcagcatatgtgttatacagttgtggattct CcatctgactgagacaagtgTGCGAGCAGGGAATTCTGATGTGTATGGAtgcctcgagccacagtccattcagagatctgggcattcacaatttgaatccgaaagttacatcaagagttggatACAAAGTTCAAAACGAGATGTTTACCTTGGAGCCTATCTGAATAG gccagacaactaccttaagggaataattaacag tgctttgaaaggacttgatgatactccacaaccgAAATCCAAGGCTGCTGCTAAGTGGATTGTTATTAAGatacgtgatttaaataaaagttctacttatatatattttatgtgtgtgtacactaattgtagttaa
- the LOC102663871 gene encoding cyclin-dependent kinase B2-2, with the protein MESECSHSSSRCLILTLWYRAPEVLLGATHYSTVNKWSVGYIFAELVTKQPLFLGDTELRQLLRIFSAMPTPKEMSAHQFFTTWQLQQYTHKVEYINLLANFE; encoded by the exons ATGGAATCGGAGTGTAGCCATAGCAGCAGCAGATGTCTT ATACTAACCCTGTGGTATAGAGCTCCTGAAGTCCTCTTGGGAGCTACCCATTACTCAACAGTCAACAAGTGGTCCGTTGGCTACATATTTG CTGAACTTGTCACCAAACAACCACTCTTTCTAGGTGATACCGAGCTGCGACAACTCCTTCGTATATTCAG CGCCATGCCCACTCCGAAAGAGATGAGTGCTCATCAATTCTTTACCACTTGGCAACTCCAACAGTATACCCACAAGGTTGAATATATCAATCTTCTCGCTAACTTTGAGTAg
- the LOC121173904 gene encoding uncharacterized protein → MARTKKTGQMTSEAAKKIADRIDSLDEQASQGSFVPHGRQDILTSANGRPEHPGRLRAVGTSVIIKQYFGSASRTSRSFSSMPLEDLEQLTQQIRDQLEESITEKVT, encoded by the exons ATGGCTCGCACGAAGAAAACTGGACAGATGACGTCTGAGGCAGCAAAGAAAATAGCTGAcaggatt GACTCTTTGGACGAGCAGGCGtcacagggatcgttcgtcccccatggacgtcaggatatcCTGACTTCTGCCAATGGGCGACCAGAGCACCCTGGCCGTCTTCGTGCTGTTGGAACCAGTGTCATCataaagcaatactttggatcagcTTCACGAACATCCCGCAGTTTTTCCTCCATGCCTCTTGAAGACCTAGAACAGTTGACCCAACAAATCAGAGACCAACTGGAGGAgtcaatcacagaaaaagtgacttaa